Part of the Grimontia kaedaensis genome is shown below.
TAACCTTCGCGGGTAAATAGCAAATTTTAAGGCCTCATAAGATGAGGCCTTTTTTTGGTCAAAATTCTTACTAATCTGATTGGATGTTTAGTAAATAAGATATCGTATACATTTTATGTTATTGAAAAATAAAGATTAATAAACCTTTCGAAGTGAGATGGTTTTTATCTATCGCTGTTGTCGAAACAACCCATTGGTTTCCATATTAAATTGCTCCTATACCTAAAACTACCGAGTACATGGAACAGCAAATGGAGAGCAATCATGTCTAACGCAAGTCAATGCCCTTTTCACAATGCCGCAGGCGGCGGAACCACAAACCGAGATTGGTGGCCTAATCAACTGCGTCTCGATATTCTTCATCAACATACCTCAGAATCAAATCCACTGGATCCAGATTTCAATTACCGCAAAGCCTTCAACACACTTGACCTCGAAGCGGTGAAAAAAGATTTACATGTCCTGATGACTGACTCTCAGGAATGGTGGCCAGCAGACTTTGGCCACTATGGTCCTTTGTTTATCCGCATGGCTTGGCACAGCGCGGGTACTTATCGCATCTCTGATGGACGTGGTGGTGCAGGGACAGGTAACCAGCGTTTCGCGCCTGTAAATAGCTGGCCGGACAATGGCAACCTTGATAAAGCGCGTCGCCTGCTTTGGCCAATCAAGCAAAAGTACGGACAAAGTATTTCATGGGCTGACTTACTGATCCTCACCGGTAATGTGGCACTTGAGTCAATGGGGTTCAAAACCTTTGGTTTCGCAGGTGGCCGTGAAGATATTTGGGCGCCGGAAGAAGATATTTATTGGGGGCCAGAAAATACATGGCTGGACGATAAACGCTATTCGGGTGAGCGCGATCTGGAAAATCCGTTGGCTGCCGTACAAATGGGTCTGATCTACGTCAACCCAGAAGGCCCGAATGGCAATCCTGACCCGCTTGCTGCAGCAAACGATATTCGTGAAACCTTTGCTCGCATGGCGATGAATGATGAAGAAACTGTTGCGCTGATTGCCGGGGGGCATACTTTCGGCAAAACCCACGGCGCTGGAGATGCTGCGTTGGTAGGAGCTGACCCAGAAATGGCACCGCTTGAAGCACAGGGCTTTGGTTGGGCGAGTAGCTATGGCTCTGGTAAAGCGGGAGATGCTATCACAAGCGGTTTGGAAGTAACCTGGACACAGACACCAACCCTGTGGAGTAACTATTTCTTCGAAAATTTGTTCGGCTATGAATGGGAACTTGAGAAAAGTCCAGCTGGCGCGCACCAATGGATTGCCAAAGACGCGGATGGAGTGATTCCTGACCCGTTTGAACATGGTGTAAAACGTATACCAACCATGCTGACGACGGATCTGTCACTGCGTTATGACCCTGCTTATGAGCCGATTTCCCGTCGCTTTATGAACAGACCGGACGAATTTGCAGATGCCTTTGCTCGCGCATGGTTCAAACTCACTCACCGTGATTTGGGTCCACGTGCCCGTTATCTTGGTTCAGAGGTACCTGCTGAAGAGCTGATTTGGCAAGACCCAGTCCCTTCGCGTGATTATGACCTTATTGATGATGCGGATGTGGCACTGTTGAAAGGAAAAATTGCTGAAGCAGGACTGTCTGTCTCTGATCTGGTCACAACGGCATGGGCTTCGGCGTCGACTTTCCGTGGCTCAGATAAACGCGGCGGTGCAAATGGTGCCCGTGTTGCTCTGGCACCGCAGAAAGATTGGCAGGTTAACCAACCTCAGAAACTTGCAAATGTGATAAAAAAACTAGAAGGTATTCAGCTTGATTTCAACAGCGCTGAGACAGGCAGCAAACGAGTATCGTTGGCAGACTTGATTGTGCTGGCGGGCAGCGTAGGCGTTGAAAAGGCTGCGCAGAATGCAGGCCACACTGTATCAGTACCATTTACCGCTGGCCGCACCGATACATCCCAAGCGCAAACAGATGTAGAGTCATTCGCCGTGCTCGAACCGCAAGCAGATGGCTTTCGTAACTTCCAGAAAACCAAGTATACCGTTTCTTCAGAAGAGTTGTTGGTTGACCGCGCTCAACTCCTGACACTAACAGCGCCGGAAATGACAGTGCTGGTGGGAGGCCTGCGCGTGCTGAACACCAATGCTGGTGGAGATTGCCACGGCGTATTCACTGAACGACCGGAATCGCTGAGCAACGATTTCTTCGTGAATCTGCTCGACATGAGTGTGGAGTGGAAGCCGCAAAACGGTGATGATGTTTTTGAAGGCCGTGACCGCCAGTCAGGTGAACTTCGCTGGACAGGAACCCGGGTAGATCTGGTGTTTGGCTCTAACTCTCAACTCCGCGCGTTGGCAGAAGTTTACGCCACGCAGGATGCGGAAAAGAAATTCGTCAGTGATTTCGTTTCAGCTTGGGTAAAAGTGATGAATCTCGACCGTTTTGATTTGTCTGCATAATCAAAAATAAAGCCGCCGCACAGTCAGCGGCTTTTTCCTTCATTGCTCTGTATGTTCAGCCTAAATTTCCAGTAAATGGTAGAAACTGAGAATCTTCATAGGGTTTAGGGATACTTGCCTTTACTGATTTACCTATCTTGTGCTTGATTGAAAGCATCGCATTCATTTTTAATCACTTTGTCTGGTGCTCATATGCTCGCTCGCTATGCGGTCGCTCTTTTAGTTGTATTCATTTCCGGCTGCGCTTCATTATCGAAATCGCCACCCCTGACAACCGACCCCAATTGGGTATCTAACACTCTACCAAACGGTATGCGTTATCACCTTTATCCCATTGAAGGTGAGCAGATTGAACTGCGCTTAGTGGTGAACGTGGGCAGTTTGAATGAAGAGGATAGTGAGCGGGGCTATGCGCATTTCATAGAGCATATGGCTTTCAATGGCACCCAACGTTTCCCAAACAATTCTGTGTTTACGGAGTTTGCTCAGGTGGGGGTGGAATTTGGTCCCGACATCAATGCGGTGACTGATTATGGACGAACGGTTTACCAACTTTCCCTGCCCGACAATAAACGCCTGCCGGAAGCATTGGACTGGTTCCGCGATATCTCAGACGGCATGACGCTAGATCGTAATGAAGTGGCAGGTGAAGTGGGGGTGATTTTTGCGGAGTGGCGGCGGGATAATCGAGAAGATACATCCTGGCCTTTGAAGCTCTATGAGGATTTGATTGATGACTCCCTTTATATTGAGAGAGATCCCATTGGTACAGAATTCACATTAAACAGGGTCACGCCAGAACGTCTGAGAGCATTTTATGACAAATGGTATCAGGCGAACCGCATTCAATTAGTGGTTATTGGCGGCTTTGATGCCGAGAGTGTGCAGACAGAAATTGAAGAGGAATTTGCTTCACTCCGAACAGAAGGCCCAAACCCAGAGCCACACAGTATTATTCCTGTAGATAGAGATACTCAATATCCACTCACGCTTTATGCTTCTCAAGGGGAATCGCCTGCGGTGGTTGTGAGCTTCAGGGATGGTGAGGACAAATACCCACAAACCTTGGTTGAGCAAAGGGAATTGTGGCTTCACTGGATGATTCTGGATGCTGTTCAGCTTCGTCTGGAAGAACAGTTTGAGCGGGAAAACCTCGCTCATAATGGTCTGTATTTTAACTTCGGCTTCCTACCGGGCTGGACCGTGTATGAACTGAGCGTCGAGTTCAACGATATCGATCGTCCTTATGTGATGGACTCTGTCGCGCGGAACATTGCATCGCTTAGAGATCATGGTGTGACCTATGATGAGTTTCTATCGCTTCTTGAACAATATGGGTCCAGTATTTTCTTTCATGAAGATCAACTTCCTATCGAAGTGGCGGAAAATGTCTACAACGATCTTTACTACAATCGCTTGCCTCAGAGTCGCTCAGAGCAAAACGACAACTTCAACAAATTCCTTGAAGAGATTGAACTTGACGATCTAAACCACGAGTTGGCGCGTCTGCTAAAACCTTCAAACCAGTCACTATCATTGGTATACGGCAAAGGAGAGTCTATCACCAACGCTGAAAACCAGCGTGATCGCTATATGAATACGGTCGCCAAGCAAGGCGATGTCGTCAAAGTCTCTTATGCAGAGGTACAGATCCCTCAGCCTGAATCATTTTTATCCGTATCAGAAGATGCGATTGAAATGGCTGAGAACGTGTTTCGCTGGAAGTTGCCAAATGGCCTGCCTGCGCTCTATTACAAAATGGACGACAGCTATTACGAGACCCAAGTCGTGCTTCAGGCCAAAGGTGGTGTGGCCGCTATGTCAACCAAAGAAAGGGCGGCACTTGACCTCCTTTTCGAGACATATCGCAACGGGTCAGTGGGTGACGTGTCATCGAATGATTTTTCCCACTATCTAGAATCACTAGGCGTCAATATCGAGCCGCAGGTTTATGGAAATAGCCATAACTTTTCTATGTATGTGCCGACAGAAGCCTTTCTGGATGGCCTCAATGCACTGCGTTATCTCGTCGAAAATGTCAAGCCAAATAAAGTGGCGTTTGAGCGGGAAAAGGTGCGGTTGATTGAACGAATGAATCTCGCACAGACATCCCCTTATGAAGTCTTTGGACGTGCGTCTATTGGTTTGATTTATCCTGCTCCGTCCTATGAATCAGCGTTGACGACTGAGGACTATGAGTCAGTGACATTTGAAGATGTAACAGCGTTGTTCGACAAGCTGTTTGGTGACATGGGACATTTCAGTGTGTATATCGTGTCAGACGAGCCATTGCTGGCTGTTCAGGGGATTGTCACTGCTTTTTTGGGTGATTTGAAAACCACTCGTGAGAAAACAGAAGCGAGACCGTTAAGCTACAACCAAAAGGGGGGAAGGGTGATTAAACATCTCTCGCCTGAAAATCGGACATATGTAGAGCAAGTCTACATTCGCAGTTCGACGCCTCGTACAGTGGATTCGGTGTTTGCGGAAGACTTGCTCAACCGCGTATTGCAGACGCGCTACAACCAAATTGTTAGGGAAGAGTATTCGCTATCGTATGACCCATATTTTTCATCCTGGACCTGGGATGGCGAGGATGTCGTTACAACGACAATGACTGCGCTGGTTTCCCCTGATAAGGAGAAAGAACTCACATTGCTATGGCCGAAAATCAGAATGTCATTGACTAAGCCTGTGACGAAAACAGAACGAGATAATGCTGCGCGCCAGTTAATAAAAGATTTGTATGAATCTCAGACTGATCCGCAATTCCTGGTGGGAAGTTTCGCCCGATACGATCTTTGGGGCTATGACCTTGAAGGTCTGATTTTCCCAGAGCAGGTGATAGAGAGAATTGATAGCAAGACATTATCAGAAATGGCATCGGTGCTGTTTGAAGATGCCGCCTTCTTTGAAAGCATCCTGAGACCAGCCAGACCCAACTAGCCCATAGAACCTAAAAAACGCGCCTCGAAGGGCGCATTTTTTTATTGTCCTTGCTAACAGGCTTTAAAACCTATCAGTTTGATTGTTTGCCACCGAAGTATTTCTCAAGGATTTCTGGTGTTAGTTCGCCTTTCTCTTCCAGCGCTTTCAGCTCAGCAACGATACGCTTTTGCTCTTCCATTGAAGGCAATGGGATGTCTGCTTCACGCTCTGGCGCGTCTTTCATCAGGTTTTCTAAATCGATCATACGGTTAATACCTAAATTGTATTTATTGGTATTTTAATGAAAAAGTGATGAAGCTATCAAGGCCGCAGCACGTCTATCGTTGCATGTCTTAATATCAATCAATTTCTTGTGTTTTATGGCATTTTGTAACACTGTAACAAAGATACCTGAGTGAATTGATTCCGTTTTACATTAACTTCTTCAACAGATAGAACGGGATAGAGGAGCTTGGTGTAGGTGCTGAACATTTTGGCGTGTTCAGGCTGAATTGACTCGACATCTTATGATGGAAAGCCAACTGACAATAATAAGAACTAAGGAAAGGTAACTATGTCAGATATTCTTGAAGTCTACGTAACCAATGCTTTTGTAGCAGACAACCAAGGCGGCAACCCAGCAGGGGTTGTAATAAACGGTGAAGGCCTGACCGCCGAACAGATGCAAACTATCGCGGCGGAGCTTGCCTATTCTGAAACCGCGTTTATCTCACCTTCCAAAAAGGCGGACTACCGCGTTCGCTTCTTCACACCGACTGAAGAGGTTGATTTCTGTGGTCATGCTACGGTGGGCACATTTTCAACGCTCTTGAAAACAGGCAAAATAGAACCGGGCGAATACAAGCAGGAAACAGGCGCTGGAGTACTTGGTGTGTCCGTAACGCAAGAAGGGCGTATCAATATGGAGCAAGTCCTGCCTGAGTTCGGTCAGACCTTCAGCGAGGAAGACATAGCACCATTGCTCGGTCTATCAGACGAAGACATCTTGGCGACAGGTATGCCAATTAAAGCTGTTTCAACAGGGCTATGGGATATCATTGTACCCGTCGATGACGAAGCGAAACTACTTGCCATCCAACCTGACCAGAAAGCGATTGCTGCTTTCAACCGTAAAACCAATACTGGGGCTATTCATGCGTTTGCCCTGACACCGACGGAATCTGATATTTCTGCACGATGCAGGAACTTTGCCCCAGCATTGGGGATTGAGGAAGAATCAGCAACGGGAAGTGCGGCAGGTGCTTTGGCTTCGTATCTTCACGTTTATCAGGGCGGAAAATATCGTTACCTATTCGAGCAGGGCGAGGTACTGAACAAGCGTTCACTGTTGTGGGCGAGCGTAGAGTCAAATAATGACGAGATAAGCGCAGTATTCGTTGGTGGTTCAAGTGACAAACCAGTACGCATTCCCTACCGGTTGGAAGCAGAAGCGGTTTAACTAAGAAAAGGAAGCTGAAAGGCCTCCTTTTTCATATACCTAGCTATGAAATTCTCTTGCTTGGTTCGTCACTTATTTAACGGAAAAAGAAGGAAAAATACGGTAATTGGTCTAGTTTTTAATGAGGAATCTTAAATATAGGACTCACTCTTCGTGGCCGAAGTATTTTTCTCATGTCAGCCGATATTTGATAAAGACCTCCAACACTGGGGGAGTGAACTGCTGTTTCGCGAAGGACTGGAAAACAAATTCCCCTCCATCGATGAAGACACCGCAACTTCCCGCATACTCAGTGCCAATTTTCTAGCTTGCGGCGGTAAAGCAGAAAATACCCGTTACATTGTTAGCTTTGGCGAGTCGTCTTTGATGGATGAAATCCCGCTCTCCATGCCACCTCAACACTTGATCATCGCGGTAACCGATGAGTGTTTACCGACACAAGAGATTGTCAGTAAGCTGCGTACTTATCGCACG
Proteins encoded:
- the katG gene encoding catalase/peroxidase HPI; protein product: MSNASQCPFHNAAGGGTTNRDWWPNQLRLDILHQHTSESNPLDPDFNYRKAFNTLDLEAVKKDLHVLMTDSQEWWPADFGHYGPLFIRMAWHSAGTYRISDGRGGAGTGNQRFAPVNSWPDNGNLDKARRLLWPIKQKYGQSISWADLLILTGNVALESMGFKTFGFAGGREDIWAPEEDIYWGPENTWLDDKRYSGERDLENPLAAVQMGLIYVNPEGPNGNPDPLAAANDIRETFARMAMNDEETVALIAGGHTFGKTHGAGDAALVGADPEMAPLEAQGFGWASSYGSGKAGDAITSGLEVTWTQTPTLWSNYFFENLFGYEWELEKSPAGAHQWIAKDADGVIPDPFEHGVKRIPTMLTTDLSLRYDPAYEPISRRFMNRPDEFADAFARAWFKLTHRDLGPRARYLGSEVPAEELIWQDPVPSRDYDLIDDADVALLKGKIAEAGLSVSDLVTTAWASASTFRGSDKRGGANGARVALAPQKDWQVNQPQKLANVIKKLEGIQLDFNSAETGSKRVSLADLIVLAGSVGVEKAAQNAGHTVSVPFTAGRTDTSQAQTDVESFAVLEPQADGFRNFQKTKYTVSSEELLVDRAQLLTLTAPEMTVLVGGLRVLNTNAGGDCHGVFTERPESLSNDFFVNLLDMSVEWKPQNGDDVFEGRDRQSGELRWTGTRVDLVFGSNSQLRALAEVYATQDAEKKFVSDFVSAWVKVMNLDRFDLSA
- a CDS encoding M16 family metallopeptidase, with the protein product MLARYAVALLVVFISGCASLSKSPPLTTDPNWVSNTLPNGMRYHLYPIEGEQIELRLVVNVGSLNEEDSERGYAHFIEHMAFNGTQRFPNNSVFTEFAQVGVEFGPDINAVTDYGRTVYQLSLPDNKRLPEALDWFRDISDGMTLDRNEVAGEVGVIFAEWRRDNREDTSWPLKLYEDLIDDSLYIERDPIGTEFTLNRVTPERLRAFYDKWYQANRIQLVVIGGFDAESVQTEIEEEFASLRTEGPNPEPHSIIPVDRDTQYPLTLYASQGESPAVVVSFRDGEDKYPQTLVEQRELWLHWMILDAVQLRLEEQFERENLAHNGLYFNFGFLPGWTVYELSVEFNDIDRPYVMDSVARNIASLRDHGVTYDEFLSLLEQYGSSIFFHEDQLPIEVAENVYNDLYYNRLPQSRSEQNDNFNKFLEEIELDDLNHELARLLKPSNQSLSLVYGKGESITNAENQRDRYMNTVAKQGDVVKVSYAEVQIPQPESFLSVSEDAIEMAENVFRWKLPNGLPALYYKMDDSYYETQVVLQAKGGVAAMSTKERAALDLLFETYRNGSVGDVSSNDFSHYLESLGVNIEPQVYGNSHNFSMYVPTEAFLDGLNALRYLVENVKPNKVAFEREKVRLIERMNLAQTSPYEVFGRASIGLIYPAPSYESALTTEDYESVTFEDVTALFDKLFGDMGHFSVYIVSDEPLLAVQGIVTAFLGDLKTTREKTEARPLSYNQKGGRVIKHLSPENRTYVEQVYIRSSTPRTVDSVFAEDLLNRVLQTRYNQIVREEYSLSYDPYFSSWTWDGEDVVTTTMTALVSPDKEKELTLLWPKIRMSLTKPVTKTERDNAARQLIKDLYESQTDPQFLVGSFARYDLWGYDLEGLIFPEQVIERIDSKTLSEMASVLFEDAAFFESILRPARPN
- a CDS encoding ATPase gives rise to the protein MIDLENLMKDAPEREADIPLPSMEEQKRIVAELKALEEKGELTPEILEKYFGGKQSN
- a CDS encoding PhzF family phenazine biosynthesis protein — its product is MSDILEVYVTNAFVADNQGGNPAGVVINGEGLTAEQMQTIAAELAYSETAFISPSKKADYRVRFFTPTEEVDFCGHATVGTFSTLLKTGKIEPGEYKQETGAGVLGVSVTQEGRINMEQVLPEFGQTFSEEDIAPLLGLSDEDILATGMPIKAVSTGLWDIIVPVDDEAKLLAIQPDQKAIAAFNRKTNTGAIHAFALTPTESDISARCRNFAPALGIEEESATGSAAGALASYLHVYQGGKYRYLFEQGEVLNKRSLLWASVESNNDEISAVFVGGSSDKPVRIPYRLEAEAV